Proteins from a single region of Pseudomonadota bacterium:
- a CDS encoding DDE-type integrase/transposase/recombinase, giving the protein MAEHSRRPHVCPTQTPEEVVQALTEARQRHPSWGAKKLLAFLSGRHPDGAWPARSTVCDILDRHGLIRKPRVRRRVGHPGKPTTAMSVPNAVWCTDFKGQFKTCDGLYCYPLTVTDGYSRYLLGCQALSSTAVSKAQPVFTRLFREFGLPERIRTDNGVPFATTTLARLSSLSAFWVRLGILPEFIEPGKPQQNGRHERMHRTLKAETTRPPA; this is encoded by the coding sequence GTGGTGCAGGCGCTCACTGAAGCGCGCCAGCGCCATCCTTCCTGGGGCGCGAAGAAGCTCTTGGCGTTTCTTTCCGGGCGCCATCCCGATGGGGCCTGGCCGGCCCGCTCCACCGTCTGCGATATCCTCGATCGCCACGGCTTGATCCGCAAGCCCCGGGTACGTCGGCGAGTGGGCCATCCAGGGAAACCCACCACCGCGATGAGCGTCCCGAACGCAGTGTGGTGTACCGACTTCAAGGGCCAGTTCAAGACCTGCGACGGTCTCTATTGCTATCCCCTGACGGTCACCGATGGCTACAGCCGCTATCTCCTCGGCTGCCAAGCCCTGAGCTCGACCGCGGTGTCCAAGGCCCAACCGGTGTTCACGCGTCTCTTCCGCGAGTTCGGGCTCCCCGAACGCATTCGTACCGACAACGGAGTGCCCTTTGCCACCACCACGCTCGCCCGCCTGTCCTCCCTGTCGGCCTTTTGGGTGCGGCTCGGGATCCTGCCGGAGTTCATCGAGCCCGGTAAGCCCCAACAAAATGGGCGACACGAGCGCATGCACCGCACCCTCAAGGCCGAGACCACCCGCCCACCGGCGG